In a single window of the uncultured Dysgonomonas sp. genome:
- a CDS encoding DUF3836 domain-containing protein: MKTKTLFSLLAILFFSANIFAGTPETITFTNVEQTEAGCVKEFIFCDKNTNAPLTKTTYVYDATNRMMEKATYEWMGEKGWTGVQKYKYTYNAENQPQTPAMIKWDKKSNDWAKK; the protein is encoded by the coding sequence ATGAAAACAAAAACTTTATTTTCGTTATTAGCTATTCTGTTCTTTTCTGCAAATATTTTTGCAGGCACTCCTGAAACTATCACATTCACGAATGTGGAACAGACTGAAGCCGGGTGTGTGAAAGAATTTATATTTTGTGACAAAAACACAAATGCTCCACTGACAAAAACTACTTATGTCTATGATGCAACTAATCGTATGATGGAAAAAGCCACTTATGAGTGGATGGGCGAAAAAGGATGGACAGGTGTTCAGAAGTATAAATATACTTACAATGCCGAGAATCAACCTCAGACTCCAGCTATGATCAAGTGGGACAAGAAGTCTAACGATTGGGCTAAGAAATAA
- a CDS encoding diphosphate--fructose-6-phosphate 1-phosphotransferase, whose product MVKSALQVARAAYKPKMPKALYGSVKIEEGAATQSVADQEEVKKLFPNTYGMPTLKFVEASEKANYPAINVGVILSGGQAPGGHNVIAGLFDGIKNLNSGSRLYGFLMGPGGLVDHDYKELTGEIIDEYRNTGGFDIIGSGRTKLESKEQFDKGLEILKKLDIKALVIIGGDDSNTNACVLAEYYKAINAGVQVIGCPKTIDGDLKNEMIETSFGFDTACKVYAEVIGNIQRDCNSARKYWHFIKLMGRSASHIALECALQVQPNICIISEEVEAKKLSLDDIVTDIAKAVARRAADGNNFGTVLIPEGLIEFIPAMKVLISELNDFLAHHQDEFNAVPKDEQLAYIRKNLSADNSKVFASLPDGVARQLTLDRDPHGNVQVSLIETEKLLAEMVGNKLAEMKTEGKYSGKFASQVHFFGYEGRCAAPSNYDADYCYSLGYTAAALIGAGKTGYMSSVRNTTAPASEWVAGGVPVTMMMNMERRHGEMKPVIRKALVELDGAPFKYLVANREAWAVGTEFVYPGPIQYFGPTEVCDQPTITLKLEQGK is encoded by the coding sequence ATGGTAAAAAGTGCTTTACAAGTAGCCAGGGCTGCTTATAAACCAAAAATGCCAAAAGCATTGTATGGTTCTGTGAAAATTGAAGAAGGTGCAGCAACACAATCGGTAGCTGACCAGGAAGAAGTGAAGAAGTTATTTCCTAATACATATGGAATGCCTACTCTTAAGTTTGTAGAAGCTTCAGAGAAAGCAAACTATCCGGCTATCAATGTAGGGGTTATCCTCTCTGGAGGACAGGCTCCCGGCGGACATAATGTAATAGCAGGTCTGTTCGACGGAATCAAAAACTTAAATTCTGGCAGTCGTCTTTATGGTTTCCTTATGGGACCAGGCGGATTGGTAGACCACGATTATAAAGAACTTACAGGTGAAATTATTGATGAATACCGCAATACAGGAGGTTTTGATATCATAGGTTCGGGACGTACCAAACTGGAATCGAAAGAACAGTTTGATAAAGGTCTTGAAATCCTCAAAAAACTGGATATCAAAGCACTGGTTATTATTGGTGGTGACGATTCAAATACAAATGCATGTGTATTGGCTGAATATTACAAAGCTATCAATGCAGGTGTACAGGTAATCGGCTGTCCTAAGACAATCGATGGCGACCTTAAAAACGAAATGATAGAAACATCGTTCGGTTTCGATACAGCATGTAAAGTATATGCCGAAGTAATCGGTAATATTCAACGCGACTGTAACTCGGCCCGTAAATACTGGCACTTTATTAAGTTGATGGGACGTTCTGCGTCTCACATTGCTCTTGAATGTGCATTACAGGTACAGCCTAATATATGTATCATTTCGGAAGAAGTAGAAGCTAAGAAATTGTCACTCGACGATATCGTAACAGATATAGCTAAAGCTGTGGCGCGTCGTGCAGCTGATGGTAATAATTTTGGTACTGTACTTATCCCAGAAGGTCTTATCGAGTTTATCCCTGCAATGAAAGTGCTTATTTCAGAATTGAATGATTTTCTTGCACATCATCAGGACGAATTCAATGCAGTACCTAAAGATGAGCAACTGGCTTATATCAGAAAGAATTTGTCTGCCGATAATTCGAAAGTATTTGCAAGCCTGCCGGATGGCGTAGCCCGTCAGTTGACACTAGACCGTGACCCTCATGGTAATGTGCAGGTTTCTCTTATCGAAACAGAGAAATTACTGGCTGAGATGGTAGGTAACAAACTTGCTGAAATGAAAACTGAAGGAAAATATAGCGGTAAATTTGCGTCGCAAGTACATTTCTTCGGGTATGAAGGGCGTTGTGCTGCTCCGTCAAATTATGATGCAGACTATTGTTATTCTTTGGGTTATACAGCTGCAGCCCTTATTGGTGCAGGCAAAACAGGATATATGTCATCGGTACGTAACACTACAGCTCCGGCCAGTGAATGGGTAGCGGGTGGTGTACCTGTGACAATGATGATGAATATGGAACGCCGTCATGGTGAAATGAAGCCTGTTATCCGTAAAGCTCTTGTTGAACTCGATGGTGCTCCGTTTAAATATCTGGTAGCAAATCGTGAAGCTTGGGCTGTGGGTACAGAATTTGTTTATCCGGGACCGATCCAATACTTCGGACCAACTGAAGTATGTGACCAGCCTACAATTACATTGAAACTGGAACAAGGTAAATAA